The proteins below come from a single Iocasia fonsfrigidae genomic window:
- a CDS encoding GntR family transcriptional regulator, with the protein MNINFDASKPIYEQIIDQIKQMLVRGELNPGDKLPSQRDMAKKIEVNPNTIQRAYREMETLELVETQRGRGTFIKEDKNMVLEIKKEMARNATFRFLQEMTAIGFSTEEIINLVEKGLINFKVNKEN; encoded by the coding sequence ATGAACATAAATTTTGATGCATCAAAACCAATCTATGAACAAATTATAGATCAAATTAAACAGATGCTAGTCAGAGGCGAATTAAATCCAGGAGATAAGCTTCCTTCTCAAAGGGATATGGCTAAAAAAATTGAGGTGAATCCTAATACTATTCAGCGAGCCTACCGGGAGATGGAGACACTGGAACTGGTCGAAACACAGAGGGGAAGGGGAACTTTTATCAAGGAGGATAAAAACATGGTGCTTGAAATAAAAAAAGAAATGGCCAGAAATGCTACCTTCAGGTTTCTCCAGGAAATGACGGCAATTGGTTTTTCTACTGAAGAAATTATTAATCTGGTAGAAAAGGGGCTTATCAATTTTAAAGTTAATAAAGAGAATTAA
- a CDS encoding ABC transporter ATP-binding protein: MIDGNAVEIKNLVKKYPGVEALQGVDINFPAGRITGLIGPNGSGKSTILKSIVGLVKPSRGELLVFGQKLDRRLKEKVAFLPEINHLYKNMKIVQIIDFFQSQFSTFERKRALEILDFMNLKPEMRIKSLSKGMAGRVKLVLTMARNVPLIVMDEPLAGIDPQSRARILEGLINEYDAEKQTIILSTHEVLEAERFFDYVVFLEYGTVKLQGNADDLRSEHGMSIQDLVKEVFI, translated from the coding sequence TTGATAGATGGAAATGCTGTAGAAATAAAAAATCTTGTAAAAAAATATCCTGGGGTTGAAGCATTACAGGGGGTAGATATAAATTTTCCTGCTGGAAGAATTACTGGGTTAATTGGTCCTAATGGTAGTGGAAAATCTACAATCTTGAAATCAATAGTAGGTCTAGTTAAGCCATCCAGAGGAGAGCTGCTGGTCTTTGGGCAAAAACTAGATCGACGGCTAAAAGAGAAGGTTGCTTTTCTACCTGAAATAAATCATTTATATAAAAACATGAAGATAGTTCAGATTATTGATTTTTTTCAAAGTCAGTTTTCAACCTTTGAGAGGAAAAGGGCTTTGGAAATTCTAGACTTTATGAATTTAAAACCAGAAATGAGAATCAAGAGTCTTTCAAAGGGAATGGCAGGAAGGGTTAAACTTGTGTTGACAATGGCCAGAAATGTCCCCTTAATTGTTATGGATGAACCTCTGGCAGGGATTGACCCTCAATCCAGAGCTAGAATATTAGAAGGGTTAATTAATGAATACGATGCAGAGAAGCAGACTATTATTCTGTCAACACATGAGGTTTTGGAAGCAGAAAGATTTTTCGATTATGTAGTTTTTCTGGAATATGGTACTGTGAAATTGCAGGGAAATGCTGATGACTTAAGAAGTGAACATGGAATGTCTATTCAGGACCTAGTGAAGGAGGTATTTATATGA
- a CDS encoding GH12 family glycosyl hydrolase domain-containing protein: MKKVWLQCLLAVLLFILVGNCLAASNFPQSGTTIQENTADWGMIMLNDDYFLMNNVWNKEAASGVYQQRIFQENINGKPAIGWQWQWPYSVNVVAYPEVIYGDKPWDKSLGLVADFPFKAGSKQVTADFDIKIQATGTYNMAFSLWAITDPANPKKTISHEIMIWNVNHNMTPAGQRKETITVSGHVFDVYVKNSHGDDSGANANIWTYIAFSPRKSIFKGPLDISAFIDYLIDQEILTSANYITSIELGNEIVTGKGITEISNYAIVIKNKQ, translated from the coding sequence TTGAAAAAAGTATGGTTACAATGTTTATTGGCAGTTTTATTATTTATTCTGGTCGGCAATTGCCTGGCGGCTTCAAATTTTCCGCAAAGCGGCACCACTATTCAGGAAAATACGGCTGATTGGGGAATGATCATGCTGAATGACGATTACTTTTTAATGAATAACGTCTGGAATAAAGAGGCTGCCTCCGGCGTTTACCAGCAAAGAATCTTTCAAGAGAACATCAATGGCAAACCAGCAATTGGCTGGCAATGGCAATGGCCGTATAGTGTTAATGTAGTTGCTTATCCAGAGGTTATTTATGGCGATAAGCCTTGGGACAAGTCACTGGGACTGGTGGCAGACTTTCCATTTAAAGCCGGTTCTAAGCAAGTGACTGCTGATTTTGATATTAAGATACAAGCTACCGGTACTTATAATATGGCTTTTTCACTGTGGGCAATCACCGATCCTGCTAATCCGAAAAAAACCATCAGCCATGAAATCATGATCTGGAATGTCAATCATAATATGACACCCGCGGGCCAAAGGAAAGAGACTATTACGGTTAGTGGGCACGTTTTCGATGTTTATGTAAAAAACAGTCATGGTGACGATTCGGGAGCAAACGCCAATATTTGGACTTATATTGCGTTTTCCCCTCGAAAATCAATCTTCAAAGGGCCACTGGATATCAGCGCTTTCATTGATTATCTCATCGATCAAGAAATATTAACAAGCGCAAATTATATCACTAGTATCGAACTTGGAAATGAAATTGTCACCGGAAAGGGAATCACAGAAATCAGTAATTATGCGATTGTTATTAAAAATAAACAATAA